From a region of the Nitrospira sp. genome:
- a CDS encoding filamentous hemagglutinin N-terminal domain-containing protein, with the protein MLILTQIICLLLLIASTEIQAEVSTDITPSGLHTTVTPPPHGGTVYSITHGIQVGSNLFHSFGKFSVGPLETGQFQTTTLVPDNSVSNLLARVTGGYPSHLFGSIDSASYYPNANLFFMNPAGIVFGPGATLNVGGSVNFTTANYLRSTDGSLFNAVPDVGSDALLSAAPVVAFGFLTSNSGGIIVQGAHLAVSTGSQLTLAGGNVEIQKGAFESGTSQTAKLLAPNGYIRLGSAHSPGEFIYENLQAAPNRDGQVFHTYGVISLSPQSWIDNRDSATSVISIRSGEFVLNVTKATLSTGTPSTTSDNRDSITLTEGSRVLGTTTSGADGTAISIVTGSLDLSGASQIVTSNESSSSVGGGNLNVVATEAISISGYGDTSTSGVWSDIGIIPSGIFAGTLGGGGDGALTISTPRLTIENSGEVATFTTGAGSGQPITIDVTKLNILSGGRIASTGGWNYLLRGFGDGPGQAGPITIHGADFISIAGMGIFDNPSIIQTATMGANGGTSASINITAPSATVNIENGGRIETLPGSSTEPSGNISLAIRNLNISNGSIRTTGGNGRSGNISVVTSDAISLEGDILGQPPFPITNENPEGTGGTGVINLETKTLTLSNQARIYSSTFSEPLPSTIPKINIHATESILMNDRSDIRVFSFLSDVGSLEISSPMILLSGQSVMNTIGQGAGNSGPININAQNVSLSEGSKLNSSILSGSSGVGGSITIQALGSPAASVVIDGSGSGIFSETKGPGLGGSIFVNANSVTLQNGAHISSRSTGPGSAGNIKVDAGRELMVRNGGITTEAESARGGNIDIIAIDRIHLANGRISTSVLEGSGDSGRITIDPKEVIVQDNSAILTQAVLGRGGDITISTARFLQDPTSLVDASSQFGQSGKVSIQSSTSNLSETVTQLPSKPSEIQALLQNRCAALAGGEQSTFIVAGRDALPSQPGGWLSSPVSMDHFTGEELEHTTSPSAIARVTETEIVSLRRLTPPGFLVRAFASGSTGCHS; encoded by the coding sequence GTGCTGATCCTAACTCAAATAATCTGCCTCCTACTGTTGATTGCCAGTACCGAAATCCAAGCGGAGGTATCAACCGACATTACGCCGTCAGGTCTTCACACCACCGTAACTCCTCCACCTCATGGCGGAACCGTATATAGTATTACGCACGGCATCCAGGTGGGGAGCAATCTGTTTCATAGTTTTGGGAAATTTTCCGTTGGTCCTCTGGAGACTGGCCAATTCCAAACCACAACTTTAGTACCAGATAACTCCGTCAGTAATCTTCTTGCGCGGGTTACCGGTGGCTACCCTTCCCATTTATTCGGCTCTATCGATAGTGCCTCTTATTATCCAAACGCAAACCTCTTTTTTATGAACCCTGCTGGCATTGTCTTTGGCCCCGGGGCAACATTAAATGTCGGGGGTTCAGTCAATTTCACCACAGCCAATTATCTTCGCTCGACCGATGGCTCTCTATTTAACGCAGTGCCAGACGTAGGGTCAGATGCTCTGCTCAGCGCAGCTCCAGTGGTAGCCTTTGGGTTTCTCACCTCAAACTCTGGCGGAATCATCGTGCAAGGTGCCCATCTGGCTGTCTCAACTGGATCTCAGCTTACATTGGCCGGTGGAAATGTCGAGATCCAGAAGGGAGCATTCGAGAGCGGCACGTCTCAAACAGCTAAACTACTTGCGCCAAATGGGTACATTCGTCTAGGAAGTGCTCACTCGCCTGGAGAGTTCATTTATGAGAATTTGCAAGCCGCTCCCAATCGAGACGGACAAGTGTTCCATACTTATGGCGTCATTTCGCTCTCCCCACAATCATGGATAGACAACCGTGATAGTGCCACAAGTGTTATATCTATTCGCAGCGGTGAATTTGTACTCAATGTCACGAAAGCGACTCTCTCAACTGGGACTCCCTCCACAACCAGCGATAATAGGGACTCTATCACCTTGACAGAAGGGAGTCGTGTTCTCGGTACTACAACCAGTGGAGCAGATGGTACAGCGATAAGTATTGTGACTGGATCTCTTGATCTAAGCGGAGCTTCTCAGATAGTCACGAGCAATGAAAGTTCATCATCTGTAGGTGGTGGGAACTTGAATGTCGTCGCTACAGAAGCCATCAGTATTTCTGGATATGGTGACACTTCCACCTCTGGCGTTTGGTCAGATATCGGAATTATACCGAGTGGAATTTTCGCAGGAACTCTGGGGGGTGGTGGGGACGGAGCTTTGACCATCTCAACCCCGAGGCTGACCATTGAGAATTCGGGTGAGGTTGCAACTTTTACTACAGGGGCGGGTTCTGGTCAGCCTATCACAATAGATGTTACCAAACTCAATATCTTATCAGGAGGTCGTATTGCCTCAACCGGTGGATGGAATTACTTGTTACGCGGATTTGGTGACGGTCCTGGCCAGGCAGGCCCAATCACTATTCATGGAGCCGACTTCATCTCTATTGCGGGCATGGGGATCTTTGACAACCCAAGCATCATTCAGACAGCCACCATGGGAGCGAATGGTGGAACCAGTGCATCAATCAATATCACCGCTCCTTCAGCTACCGTGAACATTGAGAATGGTGGAAGAATTGAGACATTACCAGGTAGCAGCACTGAGCCGTCTGGCAATATCTCGCTCGCAATTAGAAATCTCAACATCTCGAATGGAAGTATCCGTACAACCGGTGGGAATGGGAGGTCAGGGAACATCTCTGTGGTCACATCAGATGCAATTTCCTTGGAAGGAGATATCTTAGGCCAACCACCTTTTCCTATTACAAACGAGAACCCCGAAGGGACTGGCGGAACTGGTGTAATCAATCTTGAAACTAAAACGCTTACTCTGTCGAATCAAGCCAGAATATACAGCTCTACATTCTCTGAGCCGCTGCCCTCCACGATTCCTAAAATTAATATCCACGCAACAGAATCAATCTTAATGAATGACAGAAGCGACATTCGAGTTTTTAGCTTCCTATCGGATGTAGGCAGCCTTGAGATTTCTTCGCCTATGATCTTGCTCTCTGGCCAATCCGTAATGAACACAATAGGGCAAGGCGCTGGAAATTCCGGTCCGATTAACATTAATGCACAGAACGTTTCCCTTTCGGAGGGAAGCAAGCTCAACAGCTCTATACTCTCTGGCAGTTCGGGTGTGGGTGGGTCTATTACGATCCAGGCCTTAGGCAGTCCGGCGGCGTCGGTAGTCATTGACGGCTCGGGAAGCGGTATCTTTTCTGAAACAAAAGGACCCGGGCTGGGCGGGAGCATTTTCGTCAATGCCAACTCCGTCACGCTTCAGAACGGTGCACACATATCCAGCCGCAGTACCGGTCCAGGAAGCGCAGGAAATATCAAAGTAGATGCCGGACGGGAACTCATGGTACGAAACGGCGGAATTACGACTGAAGCAGAATCAGCGAGAGGTGGCAATATCGATATTATCGCGATCGATCGTATTCACTTAGCGAATGGCCGAATCAGCACGTCGGTGCTCGAGGGTTCTGGAGACAGTGGAAGAATCACCATCGACCCGAAAGAAGTTATCGTACAAGACAACAGTGCGATCCTCACACAGGCGGTGCTAGGACGCGGGGGAGATATCACGATTAGTACAGCCCGGTTCCTACAGGATCCCACCAGCCTCGTGGACGCATCGTCACAGTTTGGCCAGAGCGGCAAGGTATCGATTCAATCGTCGACCTCGAACTTGAGTGAGACGGTCACGCAGCTCCCGTCGAAGCCGAGCGAAATCCAGGCGCTCTTGCAAAACCGTTGTGCGGCACTTGCCGGCGGCGAACAGAGCACGTTCATTGTCGCCGGACGTGATGCCCTCCCCTCCCAGCCAGGCGGGTGGCTCAGTAGCCCCGTGTCGATGGATCATTTCACTGGAGAGGAACTGGAGCATACGACAAGTCCGAGTGCGATCGCACGTGTGACTGAGACCGAGATCGTGTCCCTTCGACGGCTGACGCCGCCAGGGTTTTTGGTTCGAGCGTTTGCGAGTGGATCCACAGGCTGCCACTCATGA
- a CDS encoding ShlB/FhaC/HecB family hemolysin secretion/activation protein → MTVGTGASAPGARRRIIAQAFLSCGLAMTILATVSPLSAQVAPPIFDPTLRSGEPPAPLKKEFKPPSPTPSPTLPVVPPPLPDSEVQKPLGQVRVFVNAIQVTGNSVFSDAEVEAITKAYTNRTLTTEDLERLRLALTLLYVNNGYITSGAIIPDQDVKGGVIQVQIIEGALSRIDVEGTNWFRRGYLNDRVALGARPPLKLEPIQERLQLLQRDPRIERINAELRPGDQRGESVLNVKVKETSPWKTWLEFNNFQTPTVGAERGLITMAHLNVTGHGDPLTLTVGGSRGVHPIIDVSYSLPLNRYDTTFTTSYRRNEFVVVSDQFRALDLNSESEIFGLTLRQPIYRSLTDELAVAITGEHLSNKITSAFDLPGQPFIFVPGASDTGVSTVSALRFIQEYQHRTSSSVIAFRSRVSLGFDVLGATINSRDRLTPEGDPLPSGRFVSWLGQLQAVKRLDQWGGWQILGRFDLQLSNNRLFPLEQIPMGGRFSVRGYRENTLVRDNGFIASVESRIPLLKFASGEDMVQFAQFVDVGRAWISRDSTPSPETLASVGLGVRWNVLPRDRARFELYWGVPLNHVPHPSGNLQDYGIHLQVVVQAL, encoded by the coding sequence ATGACGGTTGGCACCGGTGCTTCGGCTCCAGGAGCCCGGCGCCGGATCATCGCCCAAGCCTTTCTCTCCTGTGGTCTGGCCATGACTATCCTCGCGACTGTTTCCCCGCTCTCAGCACAAGTCGCTCCTCCGATCTTTGACCCCACGCTTCGATCCGGCGAACCGCCTGCTCCGCTCAAGAAAGAGTTCAAACCGCCTTCACCGACACCAAGCCCCACCCTCCCGGTGGTGCCTCCACCGCTGCCGGACAGCGAGGTGCAGAAACCACTCGGCCAGGTGCGCGTGTTTGTGAATGCCATCCAGGTCACCGGCAATTCCGTCTTCTCGGACGCAGAAGTCGAAGCCATCACCAAGGCCTATACGAACCGAACCTTGACGACCGAAGATTTGGAACGTCTGCGGCTCGCGTTGACGCTCCTGTACGTCAACAATGGCTACATCACCTCCGGTGCCATCATTCCCGATCAGGATGTGAAGGGCGGTGTCATTCAGGTGCAGATCATAGAGGGAGCCCTGTCACGAATCGACGTCGAAGGAACGAACTGGTTTCGGCGCGGCTACTTGAACGACCGTGTGGCCCTGGGCGCGCGTCCTCCACTCAAACTCGAACCGATCCAAGAGCGATTGCAATTGCTCCAGCGTGATCCCCGCATCGAACGAATCAATGCCGAACTGCGCCCAGGCGACCAGCGTGGGGAAAGTGTTCTCAACGTGAAAGTCAAAGAGACCAGTCCGTGGAAAACGTGGCTGGAGTTCAATAACTTCCAGACGCCGACGGTGGGTGCAGAGCGAGGTCTGATCACCATGGCCCACCTCAATGTGACAGGCCACGGAGATCCTCTCACCCTCACCGTCGGCGGCTCACGTGGGGTGCACCCGATCATCGACGTCTCTTACAGCTTGCCACTGAACCGGTACGATACCACCTTCACCACGTCGTATCGCCGAAACGAGTTTGTGGTCGTCAGCGACCAGTTTCGCGCGTTGGACTTGAACTCGGAGTCGGAAATCTTCGGGTTAACGCTCCGGCAACCGATCTATCGAAGCTTGACCGACGAACTCGCCGTGGCAATCACCGGCGAGCATCTCTCCAACAAGATTACCTCGGCCTTCGACTTACCTGGGCAACCGTTTATTTTTGTTCCCGGGGCATCCGACACCGGGGTGAGCACCGTGAGCGCCCTTCGGTTCATTCAGGAGTATCAGCACCGAACTTCATCCTCGGTGATTGCGTTCCGCTCCCGCGTCAGCCTGGGCTTCGATGTCCTAGGAGCCACAATCAATTCGCGCGATAGGCTCACCCCCGAGGGCGATCCGCTGCCCAGCGGCCGGTTTGTGTCCTGGTTGGGACAACTCCAGGCGGTGAAACGTCTCGACCAATGGGGCGGCTGGCAGATCCTAGGACGGTTTGATCTCCAGCTCAGCAACAACCGGTTGTTTCCGCTCGAACAGATCCCGATGGGAGGGCGCTTCAGCGTGCGCGGCTATCGGGAAAACACGCTGGTCCGGGACAACGGATTCATCGCCTCCGTGGAAAGCCGGATTCCCCTCCTCAAGTTTGCCAGCGGCGAAGATATGGTTCAGTTTGCCCAGTTCGTTGACGTCGGACGAGCCTGGATCTCGCGTGACAGCACACCGTCTCCCGAGACGCTCGCCAGCGTCGGTCTCGGCGTCCGCTGGAACGTCCTGCCCCGAGACAGGGCTCGATTCGAACTCTACTGGGGCGTACCGCTCAATCATGTGCCCCATCCATCCGGCAACCTCCAAGACTATGGCATTCATCTCCAGGTAGTGGTCCAGGCATTGTAA